A single region of the Thermococcus paralvinellae genome encodes:
- a CDS encoding ferritin family protein: protein MKDFEIENEVDEKVNRILQELIKEPIDRILSYALKGEEDAVQLYTFLSEKINEPHVKMRFKQFVKSEEQHRETILDILKELSPDKKPQSVKDESWFEISIRDKWEIKSVEDYLDILKIAIEGERLAEKTYTFIAQNIPYEKYREIFFSLAKDEKEHYDFVKNQYNFYKRARVADDMQDLLNRLLKE, encoded by the coding sequence GTGAAAGACTTTGAAATTGAGAACGAGGTTGATGAGAAAGTTAACAGAATTTTGCAAGAACTTATCAAGGAACCCATTGATAGAATACTCAGCTATGCATTAAAGGGTGAAGAAGATGCTGTGCAGCTTTACACATTTCTATCTGAAAAAATCAATGAACCACATGTAAAGATGAGATTCAAGCAGTTTGTTAAAAGTGAAGAGCAACATAGAGAGACAATTCTTGATATTCTCAAAGAACTGTCTCCTGACAAAAAGCCACAAAGTGTAAAAGATGAATCATGGTTCGAAATTTCTATTAGAGACAAATGGGAAATAAAATCTGTTGAGGACTACTTGGATATTTTGAAAATTGCTATAGAGGGTGAAAGGCTAGCTGAAAAAACATATACCTTCATTGCTCAGAACATTCCATATGAAAAATACAGGGAGATATTCTTTTCATTGGCTAAGGATGAGAAGGAGCATTATGACTTTGTAAAAAATCAGTATAACTTTTATAAAAGAGCAAGAGTTGCAGATGATATGCAAGATCTTTTAAATAGATTGTTAAAGGAGTAG
- a CDS encoding DUF4350 domain-containing protein encodes MRRVIYGLLIAFGIFLLIMPLSIPIFTSSADFSVFNTNWNGVSKFGKLLYEKSEIVPIISSFNVVDFEKMNGTLLIIGPDMGYSNLEIEKIRKFLENGGTLVLIDDFGTGNRILNGLNLTARFSRVGFIDVFYSKNYNFPELVRILDPKLGAGVDKLILNVPSAILNAEGKIYTSKVTLLGKNQREYPIMTEIEYGKGRIVLFSDPSVFINDMFDENEAFIRNFADYIHSDVIYIDEAHHSNFNPYHIGTLVIHRSLDRVKAFYVVLIVAVLALFIESGAAVGIFNGTITFLLDKFFKEKEKSLEDIIEELKNEGYDEKILKKIIREITTGKKLGD; translated from the coding sequence ATGAGAAGGGTAATATATGGTTTGCTGATAGCCTTCGGAATATTCCTCCTAATAATGCCCTTATCAATCCCTATCTTCACTTCAAGTGCTGATTTCAGCGTCTTTAATACAAACTGGAATGGTGTGTCAAAGTTCGGGAAGCTTCTGTATGAGAAATCAGAGATAGTGCCGATAATATCTTCCTTTAATGTGGTAGATTTTGAGAAAATGAATGGAACTCTTTTAATTATTGGGCCGGACATGGGCTATTCAAACCTTGAGATAGAGAAGATTAGAAAATTCCTGGAAAATGGTGGAACTTTAGTGTTGATAGACGATTTTGGAACAGGGAATCGGATATTGAACGGGCTGAACTTAACAGCAAGATTTTCAAGAGTAGGTTTCATTGATGTGTTTTACTCAAAAAACTACAACTTTCCAGAGCTGGTGAGGATTTTAGATCCCAAACTCGGAGCTGGAGTTGATAAGCTGATTTTGAACGTCCCTTCAGCTATATTAAACGCAGAAGGAAAGATATACACGAGCAAAGTAACTCTGCTTGGTAAAAATCAAAGAGAATACCCAATAATGACAGAGATAGAGTATGGAAAAGGCAGAATAGTCCTATTTTCAGATCCCAGTGTTTTTATAAATGACATGTTTGACGAAAATGAGGCATTCATAAGGAACTTTGCCGATTACATACACTCGGATGTGATATATATCGACGAGGCACATCATTCTAACTTCAATCCCTACCATATTGGAACCTTAGTCATACACAGAAGTTTAGATAGAGTGAAGGCATTTTATGTTGTTTTAATTGTTGCAGTCCTTGCTTTGTTCATTGAAAGCGGTGCCGCTGTAGGAATTTTCAACGGAACAATAACCTTCCTATTAGACAAATTCTTTAAAGAAAAAGAGAAGAGTTTAGAGGATATAATAGAGGAATTGAAAAATGAGGGTTATGATGAAAAAATTTTGAAAAAGATAATAAGAGAAATAACAACCGGCAAAAAGTTAGGTGATTAA
- a CDS encoding DUF1616 domain-containing protein, with amino-acid sequence MKWKDYWDLITIIALSLLLDFLIAFFPDSLLRKALGLAFVLFFPGYVFITALFPNRKELDNLERLALSFGLSIAIVPLIGLGLNYTPWGIRLIPILVSLTIFNLAFGVLAIYRRAKAIDPWIPRIDIEKLKEELEWDKASKLDKALTVILIVAIISSIATLGYVITHPKPGEKFTEFYILGPNGKAADYPTELFVGENATVILGIANHEYRNVTYYVEVWLVNLTYDFNTNTTHIYNMYLLDRFNVTLPHKPVNIEGNWTPQWEMNYTFSIDKLGKWQLWFLLFKDKEPPLPQPINGDYAQTNATQRILDAIDGKILSLKLNIEVKKI; translated from the coding sequence ATGAAGTGGAAAGATTACTGGGATTTAATAACAATTATTGCTCTTTCACTTCTGTTAGATTTCCTCATAGCATTTTTCCCGGACAGCTTGCTTAGAAAAGCCTTGGGCTTGGCATTTGTCCTCTTCTTTCCTGGTTATGTCTTTATAACAGCCCTCTTCCCAAATAGGAAAGAGCTTGACAACCTCGAGCGCTTGGCTTTGAGCTTTGGGTTGAGCATAGCAATCGTTCCCCTCATAGGCTTGGGCTTGAACTACACACCCTGGGGAATAAGATTAATTCCAATATTGGTCAGCTTAACGATATTCAACTTAGCATTTGGAGTTTTGGCAATCTACAGGAGAGCAAAAGCAATTGATCCGTGGATTCCAAGGATTGACATCGAAAAGCTCAAAGAAGAGCTCGAATGGGACAAAGCAAGCAAATTGGACAAAGCTTTGACAGTAATTTTGATAGTCGCAATAATTTCTTCAATTGCAACTCTCGGTTATGTTATAACCCATCCGAAGCCTGGAGAAAAGTTCACTGAATTTTACATCCTCGGCCCAAATGGAAAAGCTGCTGATTATCCAACGGAGCTCTTTGTTGGAGAGAATGCAACCGTCATTTTGGGAATAGCCAACCATGAATATAGAAACGTCACCTATTATGTTGAAGTCTGGCTTGTTAACTTAACCTATGATTTCAATACAAACACCACTCATATTTACAACATGTATCTCCTCGACCGCTTCAACGTTACTCTACCTCATAAACCAGTGAACATTGAAGGTAATTGGACACCTCAGTGGGAAATGAACTATACATTCAGCATTGATAAGCTTGGAAAATGGCAGCTCTGGTTTTTGCTCTTCAAAGATAAGGAACCTCCTTTGCCTCAGCCAATAAACGGCGACTATGCCCAAACAAATGCAACTCAGAGAATCCTTGATGCCATTGATGGAAAGATACTGAGCTTAAAGCTGAACATTGAAGTTAAGAAAATTTAA
- a CDS encoding HAD-IIA family hydrolase — MLGIIFDMDGVIYRGNTLIEGAKEVIEYLKSKNIPFVFLTNNSTRNAEMYREKLFSLGIDVEEERIITSGYATARYMQKHFKKGKVFVIGGKGLVEEIKNIGWEIISVEDAKERWKEIDYVVVGLDTQLTYEKLKYGTLAIRNGARFIGTNPDTTYPSEEGLLPGAGSILAALKASTDVEPLVIGKPNEPVFEVVKEKLTADEIWVVGDRLDTDIAFAKRIGAKAIMVLTGVSTLEDVEKSEIKPDLVLPSIKELLGYLEVHNDSG, encoded by the coding sequence ATGCTTGGTATAATTTTTGATATGGACGGTGTGATTTATAGAGGAAACACTCTCATTGAAGGAGCCAAAGAAGTGATTGAGTATTTAAAATCAAAGAACATTCCCTTTGTATTTCTTACGAATAACTCCACTAGAAATGCGGAGATGTATAGAGAAAAACTCTTCAGTTTGGGAATTGATGTTGAAGAAGAGCGAATAATCACTTCTGGCTATGCAACCGCTCGCTATATGCAAAAGCACTTTAAAAAAGGCAAAGTTTTTGTAATTGGAGGAAAAGGTCTCGTTGAAGAAATTAAAAACATTGGCTGGGAGATAATAAGCGTTGAAGATGCTAAAGAGAGATGGAAAGAAATAGACTATGTTGTTGTGGGACTTGATACACAGCTGACTTATGAGAAGTTAAAGTATGGAACTTTAGCAATTAGAAACGGTGCAAGGTTCATTGGAACAAATCCAGATACAACTTACCCAAGCGAGGAAGGTCTCTTGCCTGGAGCTGGTTCAATTCTGGCAGCGTTAAAAGCGTCAACAGATGTTGAACCTTTAGTAATTGGAAAGCCAAATGAGCCTGTTTTTGAAGTGGTTAAAGAAAAGCTCACCGCGGATGAAATCTGGGTTGTTGGTGACAGATTGGACACGGATATAGCATTTGCAAAGAGAATTGGGGCAAAAGCAATAATGGTTTTAACTGGTGTCAGCACTCTAGAGGATGTTGAAAAAAGTGAGATAAAACCCGATTTAGTTCTGCCAAGTATAAAAGAGCTTTTGGGGTATTTAGAAGTTCACAATGATAGTGGTTAA
- a CDS encoding type II toxin-antitoxin system VapC family toxin: protein MEAPKKLYDTNVIINAIKSSERLKGYTTILNLVEFPRGSELDLIVLTPSLDDYLLAIEISQTMVERGTPVPAVDALMAAVALNRDLTIATRDKHFNFIQKAYPRLKIVKE, encoded by the coding sequence ATGGAAGCGCCTAAAAAGCTTTACGACACGAATGTAATTATAAACGCCATAAAGTCATCTGAAAGGCTCAAAGGATACACGACAATTCTGAATCTTGTAGAGTTTCCCAGAGGTTCAGAACTTGACCTGATAGTTTTAACTCCATCGTTAGATGATTATCTCCTTGCTATTGAGATTTCACAGACAATGGTGGAGAGAGGTACTCCTGTTCCGGCAGTTGATGCTTTGATGGCTGCAGTTGCCCTGAACAGAGATCTCACCATCGCAACCCGGGATAAGCACTTTAATTTTATCCAAAAAGCCTACCCTAGATTAAAAATCGTGAAAGAATGA
- a CDS encoding ferritin family protein, producing the protein MNIHKLLKKIIEQENELYNLYKLGETFAVYENPQLAEHFNWLASEELRHRNTIQTFLEEKTLENTKVIDYLDALSIEPYFTDERAEPADLEDLILEALIREKHSYELFQKLSEILEGSLSQIFRMMSHEELKHAYVLKLMYEMVDQQSG; encoded by the coding sequence ATGAACATTCATAAGCTATTAAAGAAGATAATCGAGCAGGAAAATGAACTGTACAATCTATATAAGCTCGGCGAGACTTTTGCAGTTTATGAAAATCCCCAATTGGCTGAGCATTTCAACTGGTTAGCAAGTGAAGAGCTTAGACACAGAAACACCATCCAAACATTCCTTGAAGAAAAAACACTAGAAAACACCAAAGTCATTGACTATCTAGATGCACTGAGCATTGAGCCTTATTTCACTGATGAAAGAGCTGAACCAGCTGATCTGGAAGACTTGATACTTGAAGCTCTCATTAGGGAGAAGCACAGCTATGAGCTGTTCCAAAAGCTCAGTGAAATTTTAGAAGGATCCCTCTCCCAAATCTTTAGGATGATGAGTCATGAAGAACTTAAACATGCCTATGTGCTTAAGCTCATGTATGAAATGGTGGATCAACAATCTGGATAA
- a CDS encoding PIN domain-containing protein — protein sequence MKSFQAFIDSSVLIEHLKGNPNARNLLQELTIKNLFKFLEANEFVYRISRDLIDKYGLLPNDALILATCKFYGVKYLVSLDDDFEYPCKREGIVLIDSAEKLKEETMKGM from the coding sequence ATGAAGAGCTTTCAAGCCTTTATTGATTCAAGTGTCTTAATTGAGCATCTAAAGGGAAATCCGAATGCAAGAAATCTCTTACAAGAATTAACAATCAAGAATCTTTTCAAGTTTTTAGAAGCTAACGAGTTCGTTTACCGCATTTCTCGCGATTTAATTGATAAATATGGTTTGCTCCCAAATGATGCTTTGATTTTAGCAACTTGCAAGTTCTACGGGGTTAAATATTTAGTTTCACTTGACGACGATTTTGAGTATCCCTGCAAAAGAGAGGGAATAGTACTAATTGACAGCGCTGAAAAACTGAAAGAGGAGACTATGAAAGGAATGTGA
- a CDS encoding AAA family ATPase, which yields MNGKEFLEKLKKEMHNAVVGKDDVIELLAVALLAEGHVILEGIPGVAKTTIAKSFANATGLEFSRIQLTPDLLPADILGTVYYDQRDGKFKIKKGPIFANIVLADEINRAQPKTQSALLEAMQERQVTIEGKTIPLPQPFLVIATKNPLEFEGVYNLPEAQVDRFMLQIKVGYPNRDEEIIMLLRKDKGDFREVKQIFTPAQILALIKEAKKVKTSEAVLNYLYEIVTRTRKDERLLVGASPRAAEHLLYASKALAFLRGRDYVIPDDIKEVAVNVLAHRLIVRAEYELEGVKSEDIVKEILDSVEVPV from the coding sequence ATGAACGGAAAAGAATTCCTTGAAAAGCTCAAAAAGGAAATGCATAACGCTGTTGTTGGTAAGGATGATGTTATAGAGCTTTTAGCCGTTGCACTGCTGGCTGAGGGTCACGTCATTCTTGAGGGAATCCCCGGAGTTGCAAAAACAACAATTGCAAAGAGCTTTGCAAATGCTACAGGCCTGGAGTTTTCGAGAATCCAGCTCACTCCGGATTTGCTTCCTGCTGACATACTCGGAACTGTATACTATGATCAGCGTGATGGAAAATTCAAAATCAAAAAAGGTCCAATATTTGCTAACATTGTGCTAGCTGATGAAATAAACAGAGCCCAGCCAAAGACACAGTCTGCTTTACTTGAGGCAATGCAGGAAAGGCAGGTCACAATAGAAGGCAAAACAATACCTCTGCCACAGCCATTCCTAGTGATAGCAACCAAGAATCCGCTTGAGTTCGAGGGAGTTTACAACCTCCCAGAGGCTCAAGTTGATAGATTCATGCTTCAAATAAAAGTTGGATACCCAAACAGAGACGAGGAAATCATCATGTTGCTGAGAAAGGATAAGGGAGATTTCAGAGAAGTCAAGCAGATATTCACCCCTGCACAGATACTGGCCCTCATAAAGGAGGCCAAGAAAGTTAAAACAAGCGAGGCTGTGCTGAACTATCTCTATGAAATAGTAACGAGAACAAGGAAAGACGAAAGGCTTTTAGTGGGGGCATCACCAAGAGCTGCTGAACATCTGCTTTATGCCTCAAAGGCCCTCGCATTTCTGAGAGGAAGGGATTATGTGATTCCAGATGACATAAAAGAAGTTGCCGTTAATGTTCTGGCTCACAGGCTCATAGTTAGAGCGGAATATGAGCTCGAAGGAGTGAAGAGCGAAGACATAGTTAAGGAAATCCTTGATAGTGTTGAGGTGCCAGTATGA
- a CDS encoding DUF58 domain-containing protein produces MNREDVLWTLAGLSFLHGYLASNVFSAIFGLGISAYIIYSQRRFNPKVEVSRIYERSLEEGKRCRVVLKVKNLGSALKVKVKEEAPKEVKVKIPDEVVLKPGEEKSIEYSVIPEKKGEYELLTKIYVYDLSELYFEEIVLGKYKIEVLPSVDSIREAAKEDYNFKISEVYKKSILLGLESMELYGLREYLPGDDLRRIDWKASSRLGKLIVKEFLKEREGDVYIVLDATREMRKGIKRAKIDYASTLALHLATLLLKKNYRVGMIIYWDDRFKVIKPSRGREQLNKIRNAIRFKPEKGLLSLKGSITVKFSEKGRKFLDKLFPRKRRSVAEALLNIKSPSYLILITDLMSNTSQLYRLMLMIRKKHKGIILSPNPILFYSDKLDEETLKFLYEKYLEREKTVKKFNSVIPTIDLGPSDYLREIVRRMEK; encoded by the coding sequence ATGAACAGGGAAGATGTGCTGTGGACTCTAGCTGGGCTGAGCTTCCTGCATGGATATTTAGCAAGTAATGTATTCAGTGCCATCTTTGGGCTGGGTATTAGTGCGTACATTATTTATTCTCAGAGAAGGTTCAATCCAAAGGTTGAGGTTTCTAGGATATATGAGAGAAGCTTGGAAGAAGGGAAGAGGTGCAGAGTTGTTCTGAAAGTTAAAAATCTGGGAAGTGCCCTCAAGGTTAAAGTAAAAGAAGAAGCTCCTAAGGAAGTTAAAGTTAAAATCCCTGATGAAGTTGTTCTAAAACCTGGCGAAGAGAAATCCATAGAGTATTCCGTAATCCCGGAGAAGAAGGGAGAGTACGAGCTGCTGACTAAAATTTATGTTTATGACTTGAGTGAATTGTATTTTGAAGAGATTGTCCTTGGAAAGTACAAGATTGAAGTTTTACCTTCTGTGGATTCCATAAGGGAAGCAGCCAAGGAAGATTACAACTTTAAGATCAGCGAAGTATATAAGAAGAGCATTCTTTTAGGTTTAGAGAGTATGGAGCTCTATGGACTGAGGGAGTATCTGCCAGGAGATGACTTGAGGAGGATAGACTGGAAAGCGAGCTCACGTTTAGGGAAGCTAATAGTTAAGGAGTTCTTAAAGGAAAGGGAGGGTGATGTCTACATTGTACTGGATGCTACAAGGGAAATGAGGAAAGGAATAAAGAGGGCAAAGATTGATTATGCATCAACTTTAGCTCTGCATCTAGCAACCCTGCTGCTGAAGAAGAATTACAGGGTTGGAATGATAATCTATTGGGATGACAGATTCAAGGTAATTAAGCCCTCAAGAGGAAGAGAGCAGCTCAACAAAATAAGGAACGCAATAAGGTTTAAGCCAGAAAAAGGCCTTTTGAGCCTCAAAGGAAGCATAACTGTAAAATTCAGTGAAAAAGGTAGGAAGTTTCTGGATAAGCTCTTTCCGAGGAAAAGAAGGAGTGTTGCAGAGGCTCTGCTGAACATTAAGAGCCCTTCTTATCTAATTCTAATAACAGACCTGATGAGCAACACATCTCAGCTTTATAGGTTAATGCTCATGATAAGAAAGAAGCACAAGGGAATAATATTGTCTCCAAATCCAATTCTGTTTTATTCAGATAAGCTTGATGAAGAAACTTTGAAGTTCTTATACGAGAAGTACTTGGAGAGGGAGAAGACCGTCAAGAAGTTTAATTCAGTAATTCCAACGATAGATTTGGGACCGAGCGATTATTTGAGGGAGATTGTTAGGAGGATGGAGAAATAA
- a CDS encoding TasA family protein → MRKVLMVVLFVGIILGATGIQVGNALFSDKSISEDNEISTGEFDIRISKDGSRFYDDVKLFEFSNLKPGDSREFNFYIKNSGDISISTLMLSFNVEDLENGKLTDAESLVDNTTDTGELSKNIVITKLSVTKEGQTYTLDQYIGKSLKELNNQPISLLKESLAPEEQLKVAIGFKLKEEAGNECQTDTARITLNIYAEQ, encoded by the coding sequence ATGAGAAAAGTCTTAATGGTAGTGCTATTTGTTGGAATAATCTTAGGGGCAACAGGAATTCAAGTTGGAAATGCTCTTTTCAGTGACAAAAGCATCTCAGAAGACAATGAGATTTCAACCGGGGAATTTGATATCAGGATAAGCAAGGATGGAAGTAGATTCTATGATGATGTCAAGCTCTTTGAATTTTCCAATTTAAAGCCCGGTGACTCTAGAGAATTCAACTTCTATATAAAGAACAGTGGAGATATAAGTATCTCAACATTAATGCTTTCCTTCAACGTTGAGGATCTGGAAAATGGAAAATTGACAGATGCTGAATCCCTTGTTGATAACACCACTGACACAGGTGAGCTGAGCAAGAACATAGTTATAACAAAACTCTCCGTAACAAAAGAAGGTCAAACCTACACATTGGATCAATACATTGGGAAATCACTGAAAGAGCTTAACAACCAACCAATTTCTTTGCTTAAAGAATCTTTAGCCCCAGAAGAGCAGCTTAAAGTTGCCATTGGCTTTAAGCTCAAAGAAGAGGCTGGAAATGAGTGTCAAACAGATACAGCAAGAATAACTTTAAACATTTATGCCGAGCAGTGA
- a CDS encoding DUF3684 domain-containing protein, giving the protein MGEITVVVPEGLEEEAKRMINELKRRKDILDKTFGLIKTKKSAKELKVDLYEELSSLY; this is encoded by the coding sequence ATGGGAGAAATAACGGTTGTTGTTCCTGAAGGTCTTGAAGAAGAGGCAAAGAGAATGATCAATGAGCTGAAAAGGAGGAAAGATATTTTGGACAAGACTTTTGGATTAATTAAAACTAAAAAATCTGCAAAAGAACTGAAGGTTGATCTATATGAAGAGCTTTCAAGCCTTTATTGA